ATTGGAATTGGAACTCCGGCGCTAACGCTCGCAAGATAAGACAACGTCCCAGCGTGACGGCCGACAATAGCCCAGCAATTCACAGGATTATGCATCTGTTATCAGCCCCCGGCGGGGGCGGCATGATGTAGCCAGGGGCGTCAGCCCCTGGTTCAGCGCATCGTGATGCCCAAAGCCCCGGGAGGGGCGACACACTCCTATTTGTTGAGGACGAACAGTACCGCCCCTCACGGGGCTGAGAAAGCTGTTTGGCCCGGAGACCAGGGGCTTGCGCCCCTGGCTACATCACTCGGCCCCTTCAGGACCGGGATTGGCGGCAACCCATGCCGCTAGCAAGTACATAATCCTGTTCATTGCTGGGCTATTGTTGAATCTCCCTCCGGGAGAAAAAGATGCAACTCGCTCGAACAGCACTTTTGGGACAAAGCCTAGCGTGCGTGCGGATCGCTACCGCGTCTCTGCCGCGACGAAGACCTCTTCATGCGGGATGTCGTCGAACGAATCGGCCGGTTGGCTGAAATTCGTCGCGAGCACATCCTTCGGATTGCCTGTGAGCCATTGCGAGATGCCGATCGAAGCGTAAACGCCGCTATTGAAACCGATCAGCAAGCGGGCGTCGCCGTCGCCGATGTTTTCGATCGAGTGGCCGTAGCCTTGCGGGATGTAGCCGACGTCGCCCGCTTCGAGAATCTCCGTGCGGAAGCGACCGTGCGAGCCGAACAGCGTAACACTCACCTTGCCTTCGACGACATATTGCCATTCGTCGGCAGTGGGGTGCCAGTGAAGTTCTCGCAAGGCGCCGGGCCGCAGGTCGAGGATGACGCCGGCCATAGTCTTCGAGATGGGAAAGTTCGTCGAATCGACGCGCCATTCTTGCCCGCCGGCGAAGACGCCGTGCGGCGGTTCGGCGAGCATGCGATACTTGTGCGTGAGCGGCGGTTGTTGCGTGCCATGCAGCGGGGCTTGCGCGACCTCCGGCGGCACGGCGCCGCGGGCGAAGTAAACCTCGCTCGTGGGGTAATCGGCCAACTGCGACTCGTCGACGCCAAGGTTCTTGGCCAAGAGCGCCTTCGGCACGTGGCCGAGCCAGTCGGTGACGCTGAAGGTGCCGAACTCCGAGAAGTAGCCGTTGTCGAAGATCAACACGAAGTGGCACGGCTCGTTGCCGAGGCATTCGAGCATGTGCCCATGGCCGCGGGGGAAGAACCAGATATCGCCCGGTTCAAAATCGTTCGTTTCGGAATTGCCCTGCGGATCGATCACCGTGGTGCGGACGCGGCCTTCGACGACGAAGGCCCACTCGGCGGCGGTCGCGTGCCAGTGCATCTCGCGCATGGCGCCTGGTTCAAGCCGCATCGAGACGCCGGCGATGCCTTTGGAGATTGGCAGCTCTTCGACGGTGACTTCTTTACCCTCGCTGTTGCCGATGATCTTGCCGACGGAACGTTCGAGGGCGAACTTGAACGTCGGGAGTTCCTTGTCGGCGAGGAGCGGATCGGGGACGTTGTTCATGAAGCTCGTATCGCCGCCGTTGGCGTCGCGGGGCGGCATTGGCGGGGCCAAGCGACTGATCATGCGAGCGGACGGCGGGACGGCGGTCGGCGTTTCCAGGCTGGGCGACATGCTAAACTCCCTCCAAGTTAGTTGAGTCGGTTGGTTCGTCGCGGCTCGAAATGGTGCGGCGGC
This sequence is a window from Lacipirellula parvula. Protein-coding genes within it:
- a CDS encoding cupin domain-containing protein; translation: MSPSLETPTAVPPSARMISRLAPPMPPRDANGGDTSFMNNVPDPLLADKELPTFKFALERSVGKIIGNSEGKEVTVEELPISKGIAGVSMRLEPGAMREMHWHATAAEWAFVVEGRVRTTVIDPQGNSETNDFEPGDIWFFPRGHGHMLECLGNEPCHFVLIFDNGYFSEFGTFSVTDWLGHVPKALLAKNLGVDESQLADYPTSEVYFARGAVPPEVAQAPLHGTQQPPLTHKYRMLAEPPHGVFAGGQEWRVDSTNFPISKTMAGVILDLRPGALRELHWHPTADEWQYVVEGKVSVTLFGSHGRFRTEILEAGDVGYIPQGYGHSIENIGDGDARLLIGFNSGVYASIGISQWLTGNPKDVLATNFSQPADSFDDIPHEEVFVAAETR